In the genome of Dehalococcoidia bacterium, one region contains:
- a CDS encoding TetR/AcrR family transcriptional regulator, translating to MAKKQREEERRAQILWAAIQCVAELGIEGATMKKIAERAGVSTGMITYYFRSKNDLMKNALAFGHSMVGERSRRLREGNRSREFLPTLFEVSLVDDAPSVPPLSFWIEYWAHASRDSELKDFRAERIARFRQTIAEAVKGGIQAGRYRESLDPLLAADLLQAVLDGLQLKVALDSATVSRSRAMKVVRFLLHLMAVESPPEEQPVAPGTRPNGSTLS from the coding sequence ATGGCGAAGAAGCAGCGCGAGGAAGAACGAAGGGCCCAGATACTCTGGGCGGCGATCCAGTGCGTGGCCGAACTCGGCATCGAGGGAGCCACGATGAAAAAGATCGCCGAGCGAGCCGGTGTAAGCACCGGCATGATCACCTACTACTTCAGAAGCAAGAACGACCTGATGAAGAACGCGCTCGCGTTCGGCCACTCAATGGTGGGGGAGAGGTCACGCAGGCTCCGTGAAGGGAATCGGTCGCGTGAATTCCTGCCCACTCTCTTCGAGGTCAGCCTCGTCGACGACGCTCCATCGGTGCCGCCCCTCAGCTTTTGGATCGAGTATTGGGCTCACGCGTCCCGGGACAGTGAGCTCAAGGACTTCAGGGCGGAACGAATCGCGCGGTTTCGCCAGACAATCGCCGAGGCCGTCAAGGGCGGAATCCAAGCCGGCCGCTATCGAGAAAGCCTGGACCCCCTCCTGGCAGCCGACCTCTTGCAGGCCGTACTCGATGGCCTCCAGCTCAAGGTCGCGCTGGACTCCGCGACCGTCTCGAGGTCGAGGGCGATGAAGGTCGTTCGGTTCCTGCTCCATCTCATGGCTGTGGAGTCACCGCCCGAAGAGCAGCCAGTGGCGCCGGGCACGCGCCCCAACGGCTCGACCCTAAGCTAG
- a CDS encoding ABC transporter substrate-binding protein: protein MSERLTRRRALRGAAAAGGAVATLSLAGCGGGDEGGQATADPSGLLTSPVDTSAQAKTGGVLKHFDTADVTTFDPIATTSFSAQARIAAYTYPRMVKFKTAKFPDFATGEVEGDLAESFEISGDKLQVTFRLRQGLKWDQRAPTSGRAIDAQDVMATWARYSRISTSRGNLVYDATSAPTAPVESMTSPDARTIVLKLKQPDASLLPLFGWRSFYVMPREADGGFDPKGETRGYGPWLLTEYSPGTLRVWTKNPDYYVKGRPYMDKVEVPILPEYATRLAQFKAGNIYTSVVQPDDVIQTKKDLSQTELRQNESYSTVPSDLGFGFSGDSPWKDERLRQAVSLLLDRELMIDTLGGREKFKQQGIDLPARYHSVIGAGWDGYWMDPKDEKKFGSNAKFYRYDVAEAKKLMAAAGFANGLETTLFFNGGTNYGATYTRAAEVVAGLLSDGGIRTKLGPKEYQNDWLPNYHYAYCLQWRAGKPIVGFDGIAYRAVSGYPTVASQIFQNLHRDGAEFEGATVDGRNPEQGDPEVNNAIERIKREFDIKKQQELAQDFQRMMAKKAYSIPNLPYAILGFTVNWPVIGNMGVYRSWPGGAGSITESNLEWWIDDRRPPLGRA, encoded by the coding sequence GTGAGCGAGCGACTGACCCGCCGGCGCGCGCTGAGAGGCGCGGCGGCCGCTGGGGGTGCTGTGGCCACGCTGAGCCTTGCAGGCTGTGGTGGCGGCGATGAGGGTGGGCAAGCCACGGCCGACCCGAGCGGCCTCTTGACGTCGCCGGTGGACACGTCGGCTCAGGCCAAGACCGGCGGGGTTCTCAAGCACTTCGATACCGCCGACGTAACCACGTTCGACCCGATCGCGACGACTTCGTTTTCCGCCCAGGCCCGGATTGCCGCTTACACGTACCCGCGAATGGTGAAGTTCAAGACGGCAAAGTTTCCGGACTTCGCGACCGGAGAAGTCGAAGGGGACCTGGCGGAATCGTTTGAGATTTCCGGGGATAAGCTTCAGGTTACATTTAGGCTGCGGCAGGGCCTGAAGTGGGACCAGAGGGCGCCGACCAGCGGGCGAGCCATCGACGCTCAGGACGTAATGGCGACCTGGGCGCGGTACTCACGAATTAGCACGTCACGTGGCAACCTGGTTTACGACGCAACATCGGCGCCAACAGCGCCGGTCGAGTCCATGACCAGCCCTGACGCCCGCACCATCGTACTCAAGCTGAAGCAACCGGACGCGTCACTCCTGCCCCTGTTCGGCTGGCGCTCGTTCTACGTCATGCCTCGGGAGGCCGACGGCGGGTTTGACCCTAAGGGCGAGACGCGCGGCTACGGGCCCTGGCTCCTTACGGAGTACAGCCCCGGCACGCTTCGGGTGTGGACGAAGAACCCGGACTACTATGTCAAGGGCCGTCCCTACATGGACAAGGTCGAGGTACCCATCCTCCCCGAGTATGCAACCAGGCTTGCCCAGTTCAAGGCGGGGAATATCTACACGTCCGTCGTGCAGCCGGATGACGTCATCCAGACCAAAAAGGACCTATCCCAAACCGAGCTGCGGCAGAATGAGAGCTACTCCACGGTGCCTTCCGACCTCGGCTTCGGCTTCAGCGGGGACTCCCCGTGGAAAGACGAGAGGCTGCGCCAGGCCGTTTCCCTGCTCCTGGACCGCGAGCTGATGATCGACACGCTTGGAGGGAGGGAGAAATTCAAGCAGCAGGGCATCGACCTTCCGGCGCGCTATCACTCTGTGATCGGCGCTGGCTGGGACGGGTACTGGATGGACCCCAAGGACGAGAAGAAGTTTGGCTCCAACGCGAAGTTCTACAGATACGACGTGGCTGAGGCAAAGAAGCTCATGGCTGCGGCCGGCTTCGCCAACGGGCTGGAGACGACTCTCTTCTTCAACGGTGGGACGAACTACGGCGCCACCTACACACGCGCGGCCGAGGTTGTCGCCGGCCTCCTCAGTGACGGCGGGATCCGTACAAAGCTCGGACCCAAGGAGTATCAGAACGACTGGCTTCCGAACTACCATTACGCGTACTGCCTCCAATGGAGGGCCGGAAAGCCAATTGTCGGCTTTGACGGCATCGCCTACCGGGCAGTGTCCGGCTATCCGACGGTCGCCTCACAGATCTTCCAGAACCTGCATCGCGACGGGGCTGAGTTCGAGGGGGCGACCGTTGACGGCCGAAATCCCGAGCAGGGAGACCCGGAAGTCAACAACGCGATCGAGCGTATCAAGCGCGAGTTCGACATCAAGAAGCAGCAGGAGCTGGCGCAAGACTTCCAGCGCATGATGGCGAAAAAAGCCTATTCCATCCCGAACCTGCCGTACGCAATCCTGGGCTTCACCGTGAACTGGCCCGTAATCGGGAACATGGGCGTGTACCGGAGCTGGCCCGGCGGTGCCGGGAGCATCACGGAGTCGAACCTGGAGTGGTGGATCGACGACCGCCGGCCGCCGCTCGGGCGGGCGTAG
- a CDS encoding enoyl-CoA hydratase-related protein, translating to MPVDFTKQGRVAVISINRPEKLNALDGPTSSEVNRLLQEVDNDPEIWVGIVTSAGDRAFSAGADLKTMHRVRAPGEARPGWQAWRAGGYAGGLEVSKPLIASIHGYCLAGGLELALMCDVRVATEDSQFGTPEVKWNILHGYGAIRTLDFMSMSQAMYLLLTGEFIDARKALEWGLITEVVPRGEDLKRSLEIAERICENGPIAVRMTKELVKRGREMALHDALRLYREFNRILNEMDDTREGNLAFAERRKPNFTGQ from the coding sequence ATGCCGGTTGACTTCACGAAGCAGGGAAGGGTGGCGGTGATCTCCATCAACCGCCCAGAGAAGCTGAACGCCCTCGACGGGCCGACGAGTAGCGAGGTCAACCGCCTTCTCCAGGAGGTCGACAATGACCCTGAAATTTGGGTGGGAATCGTTACGAGCGCGGGGGACCGGGCCTTTTCGGCTGGCGCCGACCTCAAGACTATGCACCGCGTACGCGCGCCCGGGGAAGCTCGACCAGGCTGGCAGGCCTGGCGGGCGGGCGGATACGCCGGCGGCCTCGAGGTGAGCAAGCCCCTCATCGCTTCCATCCACGGCTACTGCCTTGCGGGTGGGCTCGAGCTGGCCCTGATGTGCGACGTGCGCGTGGCTACCGAGGACTCGCAGTTCGGGACGCCCGAGGTGAAGTGGAACATTCTTCATGGCTACGGGGCGATAAGGACTCTAGACTTCATGTCTATGTCGCAGGCCATGTACCTGCTGCTGACCGGCGAGTTTATCGATGCGCGCAAGGCGCTCGAATGGGGCCTCATCACTGAGGTAGTTCCCCGCGGCGAGGACTTGAAGCGGAGCCTCGAAATCGCCGAGCGAATATGCGAGAACGGCCCAATTGCTGTCCGGATGACGAAGGAGCTCGTGAAGCGGGGCAGGGAGATGGCGCTCCATGACGCTCTCCGGCTTTACCGGGAGTTCAACCGGATACTAAACGAGATGGACGACACCCGAGAGGGCAATCTGGCCTTCGCCGAGCGACGTAAGCCCAACTTCACGGGCCAGTAG